The sequence ACCCTGAAAATTCAACTCAAGCAGGTAGCGGCAGATCAGGTGTTGGAGAGCATGGCAGGGGCGTATGGTTTGGTGGTGGATAAGAGCCGGGGAGCGGAGTTGGCCAAACTGCGTTTTGCCAGGGCGGATGAACTGGTGTTCAAACGGGCCCCGAAAACATTACCTGATCCGCTCAAGGATTTGCGGAAGATTCCGTTGCTGCTCTTCGATGAAATTCCCGTGATGCAAGTGGTGCAGACGCTGGCTTTACAAAGCCGGTTGAATCTTGTTCCGAGTCATGAACTGATGACAGGGACGAATGCTCAAGGGGCGGCGTGGCAGGAAGCGTTACTTACATTGAAGATCCGGAATGTTAGTCCGCAGCAAGCCCTCGAAGCGGTATTGGATGCGAGCGGATTGGTGGTGGATTGGAGCGGGTTGGGACAGGTGGGGGTGATCTATCCGGCCAGCCGTTTTGCGCAATCGGGTAACAAGACGATCGCCCAGCCACCGGTGCAGGGTGAGAAGACTGATTTCACGCTGGCAGATCTGGCGTTGGAGGATTTCGTGCAGTTGATCGGGACGCAATTGGGGGTGAACTTGGTTATCTCCACATCAGTGCGACAGGCGACAGGAGCGGACAAACAGCCTTTGTTGCAAAGCAGCATCTCCATCTCGCAGAAAGGGATCACGCCGCTGGCGGCGTTGCAGGAGGTGTTGAAGAGCAAGGGGCTGGAGTTTCGATGGAGTCAGAGGGCGGAGGTGGGGATTGTGGATGTGGTAAAAAAATAAGTTTCAAGTTTTCAGTGTTCAGTTTTCAGAGGGCCAAAAGGTTTCTAGTTTCTGGTTTTGAGTTTCGGGTCCTAAGCGGACATGTTTCGATCAGTTTCAAAAGAAAACCCGGCTGAGATCAGCCGGGTTTTTGTCTGTGTGAATCTGTGTTGATCCGTGGCTAAAACTCTTAGCCTTGCAGGAGTTTCTTGCAGGCTTTGCGGAGTTTTTCCAACTGCGCGGTGGACTTGGCTTCGATGTAGCAGCGGATGAGGGGTTCCGTGCCGCTGGCGCGGAAGGCGACCCATTCGCGGTTCGGCAGGAGGAACTTGTAGCCATCCGTGGTGATGAACTTCTCGACCTTCAGGTTGCCGACCTTTTCCAAGCCACCGGCGAGCATCTTTAGGAGGGCTTCCTTCTTGTCCGGCGGGATGGCGACGTTGATGCGGTCCGTATGAAATTCGCCGGTTTGTTTCTCCAGCGATTTCATGATCTGACCGAGTGACTTCTTCTCGTAGGCGACGAGTTCCGCCATGAGCAAGCAGGCGAGGATGCCGTCCTTCTCCGGCACGTGACCTTTCACGCTGAGGCCGCCAGATTCTTCACCGCCGACGATGATCGGTTCGCTCTCCATGAGGGCGCCGATGTATTTAAAACCGACGGGTGTCTCGTGAACTTTCACGCCGAGGACTTCGGCAATCCCATCAACTTGGTGGCTCGTCGGCACAGTGCGCACAACCGCGCCGGTCCAGCCACGATTCTTCTTCAAATGATAGAGGGCGAGGGCGAGGACTTGGTTCGGGGTGATCCAAGTGCCGTCCTTATCCACGATGCCGAAGCGGTCGGCATCGCCGTCCAAGCCGAGGCCGATGCTGGCTTTGCCGCTGCGGATGAAATCGCTGACAGCGTGCATGCCTTCGGCATTCGGTTCCGGATGATGCCCGCCGAAGAGCGGGTTCAGTTCATCATGGAAACGGGTGACTTTGACACCGGCTTCTTCAAGCAAGGTATCGAGGTAACCGCGACCTGTGCCATACATCAACTCCACGGCGATCTTCATCTTCGCCTTCTCGATGGCCTTGAAATCGATGAGCTTCTTGATCTGTTTGAAGTAGGCGGGCAGGGGATTGATGGTCTTGCACTTGAAGGTGCCGACGACGGCTGCCTTGAAGGTCCAGTTTTCAGCCTGCAACTTCGCGATGATGGCCTCGACCTGCTTGGTGACTTCCGGCGGAGCGGCAGCACCATTGCTCGGGGAGAATTTCAGGCCCTGATACTCAGCCGGGTTATGGCTAGCGGTCATGTTGATGCCGCCGATGGCTTTCAGGTTGCGAATTGTATGTGCGATGACGGGTGTTGGTGCATCGCGATCGCACATGACGGGCGAGAGGCCATTGGCGTCGAGGACTTCCGCAGCGGCGAGGGTGAACTCGTGGCCGAGGAAACGGGTGTCGTGACCGAGGATGACGATGGGCTTGCGGCCGTAGATGGCAGACTTGGGATTGGCGAGTTCGCCTTTCCAATATTCCGCGATAGCCTGAGTGGCGAGGCGGACTGCATCAAAGGTGAAATCGCGTGCGATCAGACCGCGCCAGCCGGAGGTGCCGAATTTGATGGTAGGCATGAAATTAGAAGGTAGTTGGTATCAACAGGTTGTGGGCCAATGGTTACTCCAAGAAACGGAAGATTCAAGTCTGCGGTGGTGAAATTGAGAGGTTTTGGTTGTGGGAAAGCAGTTGGTCAGAGTGATGCAACCCTTTCAGGGTTGTGCGTGCTTTAGCGACTTACCCAGCGTAGCCATGCTCCTGCGTCGCATGGCAACGCTGGGCTGATAGATGGAACACCTTCGGTGTTCTGGGAAGGAGGATAGGTTACTTCGCGAATTCAACCACGCGAGTTTCGCGGACGACGGTCACTCGAATCTGGCCGGGGTATTGGAGTTCTTCCTCGATCTTGCGCGTGACGGATTTGGCGAGGGCGTAGGCTTCTTCGTCGGTGACTTTCTCGGGCTGGACGAGGACGCGGAGTTCGCGACCGGCTTGTACGGCGTAGCACTTCTCCACGCCGGGGAAGGAAGCACCGATGCGTTCCAAGTCT is a genomic window of Verrucomicrobiia bacterium containing:
- a CDS encoding phosphoglucomutase/phosphomannomutase family protein; this encodes MPTIKFGTSGWRGLIARDFTFDAVRLATQAIAEYWKGELANPKSAIYGRKPIVILGHDTRFLGHEFTLAAAEVLDANGLSPVMCDRDAPTPVIAHTIRNLKAIGGINMTASHNPAEYQGLKFSPSNGAAAPPEVTKQVEAIIAKLQAENWTFKAAVVGTFKCKTINPLPAYFKQIKKLIDFKAIEKAKMKIAVELMYGTGRGYLDTLLEEAGVKVTRFHDELNPLFGGHHPEPNAEGMHAVSDFIRSGKASIGLGLDGDADRFGIVDKDGTWITPNQVLALALYHLKKNRGWTGAVVRTVPTSHQVDGIAEVLGVKVHETPVGFKYIGALMESEPIIVGGEESGGLSVKGHVPEKDGILACLLMAELVAYEKKSLGQIMKSLEKQTGEFHTDRINVAIPPDKKEALLKMLAGGLEKVGNLKVEKFITTDGYKFLLPNREWVAFRASGTEPLIRCYIEAKSTAQLEKLRKACKKLLQG